One Succinivibrio dextrinosolvens DNA window includes the following coding sequences:
- the kdsA gene encoding 3-deoxy-8-phosphooctulonate synthase: MQHRVIEIGDIKVSNQNKFVLFGGMNVLESRDLAMRVCEHYVNVTSKLNIPYVFKASFDKANRSSVFSYRGPGLDEGMKIFEELKKTFNVPVITDVHEVFQAPIVAEVCDVLQIPAFLARQTDLVAAIAKTGKVINVKKPQFLSPSQMINITQKIEECGNRNILLCDRGTNFGYDNLVVDMLGFGVMKQVCGGYPIIFDVTHSLQCRDSTGAASGGRRSQVADLARAGMAVGIGGLFLEAHPNPNEAKCDGPSALPLDKLEPFLKQCKAIDDLVKSFDELDTSK; encoded by the coding sequence ATGCAGCATAGAGTAATTGAGATTGGAGATATCAAGGTTTCCAATCAGAATAAGTTTGTTCTATTTGGTGGAATGAATGTTCTTGAGAGTCGTGACCTTGCAATGAGGGTCTGTGAACATTATGTAAATGTTACCTCAAAACTTAATATTCCATATGTCTTTAAAGCAAGTTTTGACAAGGCAAACCGTTCTTCTGTATTTTCCTACCGTGGTCCTGGTCTTGATGAAGGCATGAAGATATTTGAGGAACTTAAGAAAACCTTCAATGTTCCTGTGATTACCGATGTGCATGAAGTCTTTCAGGCTCCTATCGTTGCTGAGGTTTGTGATGTTCTGCAGATCCCTGCTTTCCTTGCAAGACAGACTGATCTTGTGGCGGCAATTGCTAAAACCGGTAAGGTAATCAATGTTAAGAAGCCTCAGTTCCTTTCTCCTTCTCAGATGATTAACATCACACAGAAGATTGAAGAGTGCGGAAATAGAAATATTCTGCTGTGCGACCGCGGCACAAACTTCGGCTATGACAATCTGGTTGTTGATATGTTAGGCTTTGGAGTTATGAAACAGGTATGCGGCGGCTATCCTATTATTTTTGACGTTACCCATTCTCTGCAGTGCCGAGACAGTACCGGTGCAGCCTCAGGAGGCAGAAGATCCCAGGTTGCAGATCTTGCTCGTGCAGGTATGGCTGTGGGTATTGGCGGTCTATTCCTCGAAGCTCATCCAAATCCAAATGAGGCCAAATGTGATGGTCCTTCCGCACTGCCTTTGGATAAACTTGAACCGTTCTTAAAACAGTGCAAGGCAATTGATGATCTGGTTAAATCATTTGATGAGCTAGATACCTCAAAATAA
- a CDS encoding RNA-guided endonuclease InsQ/TnpB family protein — MIFTKTLKIRINVPSEQETLLRQMTEQYRQACNFISEYVFTHSFDLNFFSLNKVLYRDIRGKFRLKSQLAQSSIKTVIARYNTVKEQLLEHPYCYKDEKGEWQRIPKTLEWLFKPVYFSRPQTDLVRNRDYSFVENGSLLSINTLGERIKCTYEREHFKEYFDGSWRFGTAKLVELKGLWYLHIPVTREKEDFKKEKVKHIVGIDRGLRFLSVSYDEEGKTEFISGKKIATKRNKFLELRRQLQTKGTKSARRRLKAISGRENRWMSDVNHQISKTLVRKYGKDTLFILEDLTGVSFDERNLSRTATQRYDLRSWSFYQLEQFLKYKAQETGSEVLKVSAKYTSQRCPVCGRIHKQSRDHNRHLYSCPCGYKSNDDRVGAMNIQNLGKRWLSGEKNPRYKKDNN; from the coding sequence TTGATATTTACAAAAACATTAAAAATAAGAATTAATGTACCTTCAGAACAGGAAACACTGTTACGTCAGATGACGGAGCAGTATCGACAGGCATGTAATTTTATTTCAGAATACGTTTTTACCCATTCCTTTGACTTGAACTTCTTCAGTCTCAATAAAGTACTGTACAGGGATATAAGAGGAAAGTTTAGACTTAAATCTCAGCTTGCACAGTCATCCATCAAAACAGTTATTGCAAGATATAATACTGTAAAAGAACAGCTTTTAGAGCATCCATACTGCTATAAAGACGAGAAAGGCGAATGGCAGCGCATACCAAAGACACTGGAATGGCTTTTTAAGCCGGTGTATTTCAGCAGACCACAGACAGATTTGGTTCGCAACAGAGATTACAGTTTTGTTGAAAATGGAAGTCTGTTATCAATCAATACTCTTGGAGAAAGAATCAAATGTACTTATGAGAGAGAACATTTCAAAGAATATTTTGATGGCAGCTGGAGATTTGGAACAGCGAAGCTTGTGGAACTTAAAGGCCTATGGTATCTGCATATTCCTGTAACCAGAGAAAAAGAAGATTTCAAAAAAGAGAAAGTAAAACATATAGTGGGAATAGACAGAGGCTTACGCTTTCTGTCTGTAAGCTATGATGAAGAAGGAAAGACCGAATTTATAAGCGGAAAGAAGATTGCAACAAAGCGAAACAAATTCCTTGAGCTGAGACGACAGCTTCAGACTAAAGGAACAAAATCAGCAAGACGAAGACTAAAAGCTATATCCGGACGAGAAAACCGCTGGATGTCAGATGTAAACCATCAGATATCAAAGACACTCGTGAGGAAGTATGGCAAAGATACACTGTTTATTCTTGAGGATTTAACCGGTGTAAGTTTTGATGAGCGCAATCTTTCAAGAACAGCAACACAGAGATATGACCTAAGAAGCTGGAGCTTCTACCAGCTGGAGCAGTTTCTAAAATACAAAGCCCAAGAGACTGGCTCTGAAGTACTTAAGGTAAGTGCAAAATACACATCTCAGAGATGTCCCGTATGTGGAAGGATCCACAAACAGAGCAGAGATCATAACAGACATCTGTATAGCTGCCCATGCGGTTATAAATCCAATGATGACAGAGTTGGAGCCATGAATATTCAGAATCTTGGAAAGAGATGGCTGTCAGGAGAAAAGAATCCTAGATACAAAAAGGATAATAACTGA